From the genome of Streptomyces sp. V1I1, one region includes:
- a CDS encoding diacylglycerol kinase family protein → MRALLVVNPAATTTSARTRDVLIHALASEMKLEVVNTEYRGHARDVGRRAAESDDMDLVVALGGDGTVNEVVNGLLHHGPDPDRLPRLAVVPGGSTNVFARALGLPNDAVEATGAILDALRDRTERTVGLGLAAGTPGTDDEAVPARWFTFCAGLGFDASVIGRVEQQRERGKRSTHALYMRQVVRQFLDEPHRRNGPITLDRPGQDPVTDLVLSIICNTSPWTYLGNRPVYASPEASFDTALDVVALSKMSTSAVARYATQLLTSTPERGPHGKHAVTLHDLTDFTLNSKVPLPFQMDGDHLGLRTSVTFTGVRRALRVIV, encoded by the coding sequence ATGCGCGCACTCCTCGTGGTCAATCCGGCAGCAACCACCACCAGTGCCCGCACTCGCGACGTACTCATCCACGCCCTCGCCAGCGAGATGAAGCTGGAGGTCGTGAACACGGAGTACCGCGGGCACGCACGCGACGTCGGCCGCCGGGCCGCGGAGTCCGACGACATGGATCTCGTCGTCGCCCTCGGCGGCGACGGCACCGTGAACGAGGTCGTCAACGGTCTGCTCCACCACGGCCCCGACCCCGACCGCCTCCCACGCCTCGCCGTCGTCCCCGGCGGCTCGACGAACGTCTTCGCCCGCGCCCTCGGCCTCCCGAACGACGCCGTCGAGGCGACCGGCGCCATCCTGGACGCACTGCGCGACCGGACCGAGCGGACGGTCGGCCTCGGTCTCGCGGCCGGCACCCCGGGCACCGACGACGAGGCGGTCCCCGCCCGCTGGTTCACCTTCTGCGCCGGACTCGGCTTCGACGCGAGCGTCATCGGCCGGGTCGAACAGCAGCGGGAGCGCGGCAAGCGGTCCACGCACGCCCTCTATATGCGCCAGGTGGTACGCCAGTTCCTGGACGAGCCCCACCGCCGGAACGGCCCGATCACCCTGGACCGCCCCGGCCAGGACCCGGTCACCGATCTTGTGCTCTCCATAATCTGCAACACCTCCCCCTGGACCTACCTGGGCAATCGCCCGGTGTACGCGTCCCCGGAGGCCTCCTTCGACACCGCCCTGGACGTCGTCGCACTGTCCAAGATGTCGACCTCCGCCGTGGCCCGTTACGCGACCCAGCTGCTCACTTCCACCCCCGAGCGCGGACCGCACGGCAAGCACGCGGTCACTCTCCACGACCTCACCGACTTCACCTTGAATTCGAAGGTTCCCCTCCCGTTCCAGATGGACGGTGACCACCTGGGACTCCGCACGAGCGTGACGTTCACAGGCGTACGCCGTGCACTGCGTGTGATTGTGTGA
- a CDS encoding WhiB family transcriptional regulator: MDWRHNAVCREEDPELFFPIGNTGPALLQIEEAKAVCRRCPVMEQCLQWALESGQDSGVWGGLSEDERRAMKRRAARNRARNASA; encoded by the coding sequence ATGGACTGGCGTCACAACGCCGTTTGCCGCGAGGAAGACCCCGAGCTCTTCTTCCCCATCGGCAACACTGGTCCTGCGCTGCTGCAGATCGAGGAAGCCAAGGCCGTCTGCCGTCGCTGCCCCGTCATGGAGCAGTGCCTGCAGTGGGCGCTCGAGTCCGGCCAGGACTCCGGCGTCTGGGGTGGCCTCAGCGAGGACGAGCGCCGCGCTATGAAGCGTCGTGCCGCTCGCAACCGGGCGCGTAACGCCAGCGCCTGA
- a CDS encoding sensor histidine kinase: MPSMNDLVHQHTALSESDLEWLHLLVSEWQLLSDLSFADLVLWVPTRDGTRFVSVAQMRPNTGPTSYQDDMVGHLVPRGRRPLLDAALDEGRIVREGDPEWREEVPVRVESIPVRREGRVLGVIARNTNLLTVRTPSRLELTYLQSASDLAQMIAAGSFPFPGQQVDMDASPRVGDGLIRLDADGVVQYASPNGLSAYHRLGLASDLVGHHLGQITAELAPSRGPVDEALVKLASGYAPRETEVEGNGGVIQLRAIPLKPKGTRIGSLVLCRDVTELRRRERELITKDATIREIHHRVKNNLQTVAALLRLQSRRMDSVRGREALNEAVRRVGSIAIVHETLSQNLDERVEFDEIADRVIAMVSEISPGKVECRRTGRFGILDAEVATPLAMVLTEVLQNALEHAFAQGEHGSVEVAAVRGDQRTDSRLLITVQDDGRGLPEGFDPQQTGNLGLQIVRTLVEGELGGTFDMVPAPVRGTRVVLDVPVQAQKQ, from the coding sequence GTGCCCTCCATGAACGACCTCGTACACCAGCACACAGCCCTCAGTGAATCCGACCTCGAGTGGCTGCATCTGCTGGTCTCGGAGTGGCAGTTGCTCTCCGACCTCTCCTTCGCCGACCTCGTCCTGTGGGTCCCCACCCGCGACGGCACCCGCTTCGTCTCCGTCGCCCAGATGCGCCCCAACACCGGCCCCACCTCCTACCAGGACGACATGGTCGGCCATCTCGTTCCCCGTGGCCGGCGTCCGCTGCTCGACGCCGCGCTCGACGAGGGGCGGATCGTGCGCGAGGGCGACCCGGAGTGGCGCGAGGAGGTTCCGGTACGGGTCGAGTCCATCCCCGTACGCCGCGAGGGCCGCGTCCTCGGCGTCATCGCCAGGAACACCAACCTCCTTACCGTCCGTACGCCCAGCCGGCTGGAGCTCACCTACCTCCAGAGCGCCTCCGACCTCGCCCAGATGATCGCCGCCGGCTCCTTCCCCTTCCCCGGGCAACAAGTCGACATGGACGCTTCCCCGCGCGTCGGCGACGGGCTGATCCGGCTCGACGCGGACGGCGTCGTGCAGTACGCCAGCCCCAACGGCCTCTCCGCATACCACCGCCTCGGCCTCGCCTCCGACCTCGTCGGACACCACCTCGGCCAGATCACCGCCGAACTCGCCCCGTCCCGCGGCCCCGTCGACGAGGCCCTGGTCAAACTCGCCAGCGGCTATGCCCCCCGTGAGACCGAGGTCGAGGGCAACGGCGGCGTCATCCAGCTGCGCGCCATCCCGCTCAAGCCCAAGGGCACCCGGATCGGTTCTCTCGTACTCTGCCGCGACGTCACCGAACTCCGCCGCCGTGAGCGTGAGTTGATCACCAAGGACGCGACCATCCGGGAGATCCACCACCGGGTGAAGAACAACCTCCAGACGGTCGCGGCCCTGTTGCGGCTGCAGTCCCGCCGGATGGATTCCGTACGCGGCCGCGAGGCGCTCAATGAGGCGGTGCGGCGCGTCGGTTCGATCGCGATCGTCCACGAGACCCTCTCCCAGAACCTGGACGAGCGCGTGGAGTTCGACGAGATCGCCGACCGGGTCATCGCGATGGTCTCCGAGATCTCCCCGGGCAAGGTCGAGTGCCGCCGTACGGGCCGTTTCGGCATCCTCGACGCCGAGGTGGCCACCCCGCTCGCGATGGTCCTGACCGAGGTGCTGCAGAACGCCCTGGAGCACGCCTTCGCGCAGGGGGAGCACGGATCGGTGGAGGTCGCGGCCGTACGTGGCGATCAGCGCACGGACAGCCGGCTACTGATCACCGTCCAGGACGACGGGCGCGGACTGCCCGAGGGCTTCGACCCCCAGCAGACCGGCAATCTGGGTCTGCAGATCGTACGGACCCTGGTGGAGGGGGAATTGGGCGGAACGTTCGACATGGTCCCGGCCCCCGTGCGGGGCACCAGGGTCGTCCTCGACGTACCCGTACAGGCGCAGAAGCAGTAG